One region of Edaphobacter bradus genomic DNA includes:
- a CDS encoding TonB-dependent receptor produces MAAQFLRKVSQVGFLGLLCLLTIGLVTEQARAQQDQGGITGFVKDPTGAMVPGADVTVTNLDTGLVLHAKSSSGGAYTVAPVKIGNYTVSAHAPGFGVTTETGVHVDIQQRAEVTLTLKVGGVSETVSVDTQAPLLQSQDASVQQVITAHDIDTTPLNGRNFVYIAQLTAGIAPPGGNTTRGSGTGDFVANGQRTAQNDFILDGVDNNTNLVDFLNGSSYVMRPPPDALAEFAIQTSSFSAEFGHSAGAVVNASIKSGTNKIHGDVWEYFRNTKLDAKDWDVPTIPVYHENQFGATVGLPILHDKLFYFGDIEANRISFGKTYLESVPTVKERNGDFTELLDGTINGKGGPVQLYAANSGGAATMSCNGVNNVICPSQINKVAQNILKMYPMPNTNGATLYNNFIINAPTHQNTIQWDQRLDWNISPKDQAYFRYSYLHGTTLNTPPLGPILDGTPYGGTNDTNLAENGMLSETHFFSPTLSNEFRFGYNWGSFAFLQPNANVNLAPTLGLGGIPFSRNEGGLPLGVVYGLSNWGSQGTSNESQNVYQILDNVAKTIGQHSIRAGVTFQAIRFFYRYASSSLGNYYFTGALTSAPAVNAPTGSGIADFLLDQMDTSALSTAPNVNDALWYRAGYVQDDWKVTDRLTVNVGLRYDYYQPYKENSGSQMNFIPSTLGIGTGSGTLLLPSRIQNSVVLGSKFTNLLLKDNINVAYTGNDRLTNAQSTDFAPRIGISYRVTPKMVARAGFGIFYGGLESQGGNNLGDNFPFRGQVNVVRPSCNLGNCPSSGITLESGESAALAAGLLNSVSLPGLHATDFNIQTPYTENYNVSLQYEIQPSLAATISYVGNESRHLSTYFDPQTLRALFPNGTAGQPLQPFPDLGGIGTVHYGGLSTYNSLQAKMEKRYSHGLSFLATYTWAHALDDTSSAGGLSSGTGYRNPVLIPLRMELTNSTYDVRNRFTINGNYELPFGKGRAFLNHGGWLDEVVGGWSASATWVAQTGEPFSVGSNTPGPTGGGARGLKGGDPFAPGVADPGSISKAQLPTCSLPTRTKQHWFNNCQFINPTPGTALNIPSPITDTATALRFLGGRANLVYGPGYQRTNMSLFKNFITLREQYLQFRADAFNLFNNPSLGNPNGTSVGGGATSIQGTRFMQNLTPDARFFQISAKYVF; encoded by the coding sequence ATGGCAGCTCAATTTTTGAGGAAGGTGTCGCAAGTCGGATTCCTTGGCCTTCTCTGCCTGCTGACGATCGGGCTTGTCACGGAGCAGGCTCGCGCACAGCAGGACCAGGGTGGCATTACCGGTTTCGTTAAGGACCCTACCGGGGCGATGGTCCCTGGGGCCGACGTGACCGTCACCAATCTGGACACGGGCCTCGTGCTCCACGCGAAATCGAGCTCGGGCGGGGCGTACACGGTTGCGCCGGTCAAAATCGGAAACTATACGGTATCCGCCCATGCACCTGGATTTGGTGTCACAACGGAGACGGGTGTCCACGTCGATATTCAGCAACGCGCGGAGGTCACGCTGACGCTCAAAGTCGGAGGGGTCAGTGAAACGGTGTCGGTCGATACCCAGGCGCCCCTTCTTCAGTCGCAGGACGCATCCGTCCAGCAGGTTATTACGGCGCACGACATCGACACAACGCCGCTCAATGGACGCAACTTTGTCTATATCGCGCAATTGACGGCCGGCATCGCTCCCCCGGGGGGCAATACCACGCGCGGCTCCGGCACGGGCGACTTCGTGGCAAACGGCCAGCGCACCGCCCAAAACGACTTCATCCTCGATGGTGTGGACAACAATACGAATCTGGTCGACTTCCTCAACGGATCGAGCTATGTGATGCGCCCACCTCCCGATGCGCTGGCGGAGTTTGCGATCCAGACCAGCAGCTTCAGTGCAGAGTTTGGACACTCTGCAGGCGCCGTCGTCAACGCCAGCATCAAGTCCGGCACAAACAAGATTCACGGTGACGTGTGGGAGTACTTCCGCAATACGAAGCTGGACGCCAAGGATTGGGATGTGCCGACGATCCCGGTCTATCACGAGAACCAGTTTGGAGCGACCGTTGGTCTCCCCATCCTGCACGACAAGCTGTTTTACTTCGGAGACATTGAGGCGAACCGGATATCGTTCGGTAAGACCTATCTCGAAAGCGTGCCTACGGTGAAGGAGCGGAATGGTGACTTCACGGAGCTGCTGGACGGCACAATCAACGGGAAGGGGGGGCCTGTTCAGCTGTATGCGGCGAACTCGGGCGGCGCAGCGACCATGAGCTGCAATGGCGTCAACAATGTCATCTGCCCCTCGCAGATCAACAAGGTCGCCCAAAACATTCTGAAGATGTATCCGATGCCCAATACGAACGGGGCTACTCTCTACAACAATTTCATCATCAATGCACCGACCCATCAGAATACGATTCAGTGGGACCAGCGTCTGGATTGGAACATCAGCCCGAAGGACCAGGCGTATTTTCGTTATAGCTACCTGCACGGAACCACGCTGAACACTCCCCCGCTGGGTCCAATCCTCGACGGCACTCCGTACGGGGGAACCAACGATACCAACTTGGCCGAGAATGGCATGCTGAGCGAGACGCACTTTTTCTCTCCGACGCTGTCCAATGAGTTTCGTTTTGGGTACAACTGGGGCAGCTTTGCGTTCCTGCAGCCGAACGCAAATGTGAACCTCGCTCCCACGCTGGGCCTGGGCGGCATTCCGTTTTCCCGCAACGAGGGCGGCCTTCCGCTCGGTGTCGTCTATGGACTGAGCAACTGGGGTTCGCAGGGCACATCCAACGAGTCGCAGAACGTCTACCAGATTCTCGATAACGTGGCGAAGACGATTGGCCAGCACTCCATTCGCGCCGGCGTCACATTCCAGGCGATCCGTTTCTTCTATCGGTACGCTTCGTCCTCGCTTGGCAACTACTACTTCACCGGTGCGCTGACGAGCGCTCCGGCTGTGAATGCTCCCACGGGTTCCGGCATCGCCGACTTCCTGCTGGACCAGATGGATACCTCGGCACTCTCCACGGCCCCGAACGTCAACGACGCACTCTGGTATCGCGCGGGGTACGTGCAGGACGATTGGAAGGTGACCGATCGTCTCACCGTCAACGTGGGCCTGCGCTACGACTACTACCAGCCCTACAAAGAGAACTCGGGGAGCCAGATGAACTTTATTCCCTCGACCCTTGGCATTGGGACTGGCTCTGGAACGTTGCTTCTTCCGTCGCGGATCCAGAACAGCGTCGTGCTGGGCTCGAAGTTTACGAATCTTCTCCTGAAGGACAACATCAATGTCGCGTACACCGGCAACGACCGGCTGACGAACGCCCAGAGTACCGACTTTGCCCCCCGTATCGGCATCTCCTACCGCGTCACTCCTAAGATGGTGGCTCGTGCCGGCTTCGGCATCTTCTACGGTGGTCTGGAGAGCCAGGGCGGCAACAACCTTGGGGACAACTTCCCGTTCCGCGGTCAGGTCAACGTGGTCCGACCGAGTTGCAACCTGGGCAACTGCCCCTCGAGCGGCATTACGCTCGAGTCCGGAGAGTCCGCGGCTCTCGCGGCCGGGCTTCTGAACTCAGTAAGCCTGCCAGGTCTGCATGCAACGGACTTCAACATCCAGACTCCATACACCGAGAACTACAACGTCTCACTCCAGTATGAGATTCAGCCCTCGCTGGCTGCGACGATCAGCTACGTGGGCAACGAATCCCGGCACCTGAGCACGTACTTTGATCCCCAGACGCTGCGGGCGCTCTTCCCGAATGGCACGGCGGGCCAGCCGCTCCAGCCCTTCCCGGATCTGGGCGGCATCGGCACCGTTCACTACGGAGGTCTCAGTACCTACAACTCGCTGCAGGCGAAGATGGAGAAGCGTTACTCGCACGGCCTGAGCTTTCTGGCGACCTATACCTGGGCGCACGCGCTCGACGATACGAGCTCCGCGGGTGGGCTCTCCAGCGGCACGGGCTATCGCAATCCGGTCCTCATCCCGCTCAGAATGGAGCTCACCAACTCAACCTATGATGTGCGGAACCGGTTCACCATCAACGGCAACTACGAACTTCCCTTCGGGAAGGGCCGCGCCTTCCTCAACCACGGCGGTTGGCTGGACGAAGTGGTGGGCGGTTGGTCGGCAAGTGCGACGTGGGTGGCCCAGACCGGTGAGCCCTTCTCGGTGGGCTCCAATACTCCGGGGCCAACCGGTGGCGGCGCGCGCGGTCTCAAGGGAGGCGATCCGTTTGCGCCTGGTGTCGCGGACCCGGGCTCGATCTCCAAAGCCCAGTTGCCCACCTGCAGTCTGCCGACCCGCACCAAACAGCACTGGTTCAACAACTGCCAGTTCATCAACCCGACGCCTGGAACGGCGTTGAATATACCCAGCCCCATCACGGATACGGCGACCGCGTTGCGGTTTCTCGGCGGTCGGGCCAATCTCGTCTACGGGCCAGGCTACCAGCGGACGAACATGTCGCTGTTCAAGAACTTTATCACGTTGCGCGAACAGTATCTGCAGTTCCGCGCGGACGCATTCAATCTCTTCAACAACCCGTCGCTCGGGAACCCGAACGGCACCAGCGTAGGAGGCGGTGCAACCAGCATCCAGGGGACACGTTTCATGCAGAACTTGACCCCGGATGCGCGGTTCTTCCAGATCTCTGCGAAGTACGTGTTCTAA
- a CDS encoding glycoside hydrolase family 97 protein, producing MASPDGRIAIRFDTVSSQGKPVATGRLVYNIQFLGKSVVDQSALGLTLDGHPPLGSAVTITKAESTSGVDDYAMQFQKVGHVHDAYNGLLFETTEDSAPHRTLEIEARAYNNGVAFRYLLPEQDALKEIKLRQEDTEFRLPTDATDWLLALPNYRSSYESEYVKLPTTALSNQGGVSSSFLIGLPLLMQEPGVAWLSLMEADIEGSTSMYVTNPSGNWAGHYFVAKLAPRFDDPTVALLSKSPYHSAWRVIGIADDPGRFIESTLVYDLSPASRVADTSWIQAGKASWNWWVDDVDEDGHPSFSTKNMEHYVDFSAASGFRYMMLDAGWAVGRDITHMNGKVDVPELVRYAAAKNVKVWIWCYSESVMDQMKEAFPLFEKWGVTGVKIDFINRDDQRGVQFYYDTAREAAAHHLMVDFHGTRTPWGLERTYPNVMSYEGVLGIENNKVGRRDSPVDRSVFPYTRLIAGPMDYTPGAFNNETENAFEARNTSPMAMGTRAQQLALYVIFQSPIQMVSDSPQAYQGQPAFQFIKDVPASWDSVKVLDGEPGEYTTIARQHGDEWYLGSMTNWTPRTLSVPLSFLGEGVYRAEIYADGPDAAKEPKEVDIRKQLVRKGQVLTLKLAPGGGCAIRFVPARQTR from the coding sequence TTGGCATCTCCCGATGGTCGGATCGCGATACGCTTCGATACCGTGAGCTCTCAGGGCAAGCCGGTGGCCACAGGCCGGCTTGTCTACAATATTCAATTCCTGGGTAAATCCGTGGTGGATCAGTCAGCTCTCGGGCTCACACTCGATGGACACCCTCCACTTGGCAGCGCGGTCACCATCACCAAGGCAGAAAGCACAAGCGGCGTGGACGATTACGCGATGCAGTTCCAGAAGGTGGGGCACGTTCACGACGCTTACAATGGCCTGCTTTTCGAGACGACAGAAGATTCTGCGCCGCACCGCACTTTGGAGATCGAGGCGCGCGCCTACAACAACGGTGTTGCCTTCCGGTACCTGTTGCCAGAACAGGATGCCCTCAAGGAGATCAAGCTGCGCCAGGAAGACACAGAATTTCGGCTTCCGACAGATGCTACCGACTGGCTCCTCGCTCTCCCGAACTACCGCAGTAGCTACGAGAGTGAGTACGTCAAGTTGCCGACAACAGCTCTGAGCAATCAGGGCGGCGTGTCCAGCAGCTTTCTCATCGGCCTTCCGCTATTGATGCAGGAACCGGGCGTGGCATGGCTATCGCTGATGGAGGCCGACATCGAAGGCAGCACGAGCATGTATGTCACCAACCCTTCGGGCAACTGGGCTGGGCATTACTTTGTGGCGAAGCTTGCTCCACGATTCGACGATCCAACCGTTGCGCTATTGAGCAAGAGTCCCTATCACTCCGCTTGGCGGGTGATCGGGATTGCGGACGATCCTGGACGCTTTATCGAGTCGACGCTTGTCTATGACCTTAGTCCGGCCAGCCGTGTTGCTGACACGAGCTGGATTCAGGCTGGCAAGGCTTCGTGGAACTGGTGGGTCGATGATGTCGATGAGGATGGGCATCCGTCCTTCAGCACCAAGAATATGGAGCACTACGTCGACTTCTCGGCAGCCTCAGGCTTCCGTTACATGATGCTCGATGCGGGATGGGCCGTTGGCCGTGACATCACACATATGAATGGGAAGGTCGATGTTCCCGAGCTTGTGCGCTACGCCGCCGCGAAGAACGTCAAGGTATGGATATGGTGCTATTCGGAGTCGGTGATGGACCAAATGAAGGAGGCATTTCCCCTCTTCGAGAAGTGGGGCGTCACCGGCGTGAAGATCGACTTCATCAATCGTGACGACCAGAGAGGGGTGCAGTTCTATTACGACACGGCTCGCGAAGCCGCGGCCCACCACCTAATGGTGGACTTCCACGGGACGAGGACGCCGTGGGGACTCGAGCGCACCTACCCCAATGTGATGAGCTATGAGGGCGTTCTTGGCATTGAAAACAATAAGGTCGGAAGACGCGATAGCCCCGTGGACCGTTCGGTGTTCCCGTACACTCGACTGATTGCGGGTCCCATGGACTACACCCCGGGCGCCTTCAACAACGAGACGGAAAATGCGTTCGAAGCTCGAAATACGAGCCCGATGGCGATGGGTACGCGGGCGCAACAACTCGCCCTCTATGTGATCTTCCAGAGCCCGATTCAGATGGTCTCGGACAGCCCCCAGGCATACCAGGGACAGCCCGCGTTCCAGTTCATCAAGGACGTGCCTGCTTCCTGGGACTCTGTAAAGGTCCTCGACGGCGAGCCGGGCGAGTACACGACCATCGCCCGCCAGCACGGGGACGAGTGGTATCTGGGCAGCATGACCAACTGGACGCCGCGCACGCTCTCGGTTCCGCTCAGCTTTCTAGGGGAGGGCGTCTATCGTGCGGAGATATATGCGGACGGCCCCGATGCGGCGAAGGAGCCTAAGGAGGTCGATATTCGGAAGCAACTGGTTCGCAAGGGGCAGGTGTTGACCCTTAAGCTTGCACCGGGCGGGGGATGTGCGATTCGCTTTGTGCCGGCGCGGCAGACACGATGA
- a CDS encoding LacI family DNA-binding transcriptional regulator: MSDTKGTSGIKEIARALGVSIGTVDRALHGRTGVSEKTKNRVLQTAEHLGYKPNLAAQALKLNRKLSIAAILPKHISHFFDPVRAGIRAAAAETVGMQITLDFHEYPRLGVGDVQAVEAAMERHYDGIIFLPGDTRKFDAVIRKLSRDGTAMMCVGSDAPNTDRMGFVAAHAYASGAIAAELLAMNLRQKANVAVFSGELFTLDHAEKLRGFAATLAVQAPHLSLLPALESHEQPKQAYQQALALMKSKGRPQGIYLSTANSIPVLKALDELHLLGKIQIVTTDLFQELVPLIEFGKVLATIHQRPYTQGKVAFESLIQYLRSEEKTQPAVRLAPHVVFRSNLSLFAGQIMDTYEDLEPELRKR, from the coding sequence ATGTCGGATACTAAAGGTACGTCCGGAATCAAGGAGATCGCCCGTGCGCTGGGCGTGTCGATCGGGACCGTCGATCGTGCCCTCCACGGACGCACCGGAGTCAGCGAAAAGACCAAGAATCGCGTCCTGCAGACGGCGGAGCACCTCGGATATAAACCGAACCTCGCCGCCCAGGCGCTGAAGCTGAACCGCAAGCTCTCGATCGCCGCGATTCTTCCCAAGCACATCTCCCACTTCTTCGATCCGGTCCGAGCCGGCATCCGCGCGGCGGCCGCCGAGACCGTGGGGATGCAGATCACGCTCGACTTTCATGAGTACCCGCGCCTCGGAGTCGGGGACGTCCAAGCGGTAGAAGCTGCGATGGAGCGACACTACGACGGCATCATCTTCCTGCCCGGTGACACACGGAAGTTTGACGCGGTGATCCGCAAACTCTCGCGCGATGGCACAGCGATGATGTGTGTCGGAAGCGATGCTCCTAACACGGACCGCATGGGCTTCGTAGCGGCCCATGCCTATGCCAGTGGCGCGATCGCTGCGGAGTTGTTGGCCATGAACCTTCGCCAGAAGGCCAACGTCGCCGTCTTCAGTGGCGAACTCTTTACGCTGGACCATGCGGAGAAGCTGCGTGGCTTTGCCGCGACGCTCGCCGTTCAAGCGCCTCATCTTTCGCTGCTGCCCGCCCTCGAGAGCCACGAACAGCCGAAGCAGGCCTATCAACAGGCGCTTGCGCTGATGAAAAGCAAAGGCCGTCCGCAGGGTATTTACCTCAGCACGGCTAACAGCATTCCTGTCCTCAAGGCCCTTGACGAGCTCCATCTGCTGGGAAAGATTCAGATCGTCACGACCGACCTCTTCCAGGAGCTTGTGCCGCTGATCGAGTTCGGGAAGGTGCTCGCGACCATTCACCAACGCCCTTACACCCAGGGCAAGGTTGCCTTCGAGTCTCTGATCCAATACCTTCGCAGCGAGGAGAAGACGCAGCCGGCGGTGCGCCTTGCCCCGCACGTTGTCTTCCGCAGCAATCTGTCCCTGTTTGCAGGTCAGATCATGGACACCTACGAGGACCTCGAACCCGAGCTGAGAAAGCGCTAA